From the Montipora capricornis isolate CH-2021 chromosome 2, ASM3666992v2, whole genome shotgun sequence genome, one window contains:
- the LOC138037475 gene encoding uncharacterized protein, which produces MAGSFTKKNSSFSRLFEQRIDEIGGRRVRVSVTVFVTVRELTKDKIMKRSFGPFDTVVPKLSLEDMYKFFMYTLLTSNFTLLSADVITEIGGRVITYNPQFFAHHFMAGLKLESYLLSGKRKPKSYGSNSCVLDYVWDQVRGKKGFKTYDYDKLKDEIFKYCADPPRMTTKELIDWAKNCHPNVSIHAYDSTYRKFKSHTRKNNCDVSLVYIVKDHHCYPITDEKLKLTAAKANQGGCDNLLKYMTDMKWSRNHEYLYKLDKFDDIHELDKKDNIIVLPEDVKMMQAIDAYINSTCYYVEYLHWDNNGILDGFIDHRNNMFLLNNEYDIRKSICDHLLGLYKTHDFMWVNQTYTSLASALFKQMCGYLPQSTYNVQTREMLDDYYPRALQWCTTEDIPDDVVNIDISKSYPNVLLNNGMAIPVYSIHDVVEPFYCKSDLRRCGEFYIEETILYNYGTPLKIEAGFYGNALVSYLVDELNMSVKQIKYKIVSKKALKPDTFKPFLKHVFEIFPEDKAKRLANSFIGDLGRKYNRTNTGFTCVEYDTAMACWTQGIKDGRNIVIDSYNEIYLIKEQKCERLFSDNTSVNRFVVSQAILKCLELIRKCYGEKSALYAYNTDGIFITNPNIILENKKDVVFDIKNIGKAYITDSPLCYFERHYRENMDFECYKAVEGKGCMYNGQAGSGKTTKLCKMVMKTDKPIVLSFTNKAVQNVKDRLRKMGCDSSKPFEGLPVKMSSKNKNFRSYVEEIKTRAEKNKIDPDAICHTFDSYFCEWNGMTTETNLKSLKDKTVFVEEFSMVPNKWMTLIYKAFLLYGIEVYMFGDPNQCSPVESGSKICYDYLKSASVRQMCPKNATLKYIEDSCRYDKKTHIVLDGFLKKGKLAKNFSMTRKLYKNICYLNKTRIEVNTQCCDKFVEGKEYENVEFTYNDKKETYKVCAGMPVIATDNIKEHKIFNTMEFLVEDVSEDSFWINGVEFDLKTFSRCFIPSFCVTAHKCQGADIDEPYNIYDVNRMDKKLLYTALSRTTKFEYIHLDNKDLNNKYKNRTMPCLELTNAKFNSLYSEGKIYKVLVDDKVYIGSTCEDLATRLNRHLKDRKSQIYKYRKKKPVIELIIKAPTNDKKSLEKIENAYIQDYAEKCGELLLNVKANPLKPKKVQFKVQMENQKQLEERIAKLDDKIKIKDNENDKYLYFDNVIFGKRYKTMARYANNDKEAALEQISEKKRKLIEELTIHFD; this is translated from the coding sequence ATGGCTGGTTCATTCACAAAGAaaaattcatcattttcaagactGTTTGAACAGCGAATTGATGAAATTGGTGGAAGGCGTGTGCGTGTTTCTGTCACAGTGTTTGTCACTGTCAGAGAATTGACCAAGGACAAAATTATGAAAAGATCATTCGGTCCATTTGACACGGTTGTACCAAAATTGAGCCTCGAAGACATGTACAAATTCTTCATGTACACATTATTGACCAGCAATTTCACATTGTTGTCAGCTGATGTGATTACAGAAATAGGTGGCAGAGTGATAACATATAATCCACAATTTTTTGCTCATCATTTCATGGCTGGTTTGAAGTTGGAATCTTATTTGTTAAGTGGTAAAAGAAAACCGAAATCATATGGCTCAAATAGTTGTGTGCTTGATTATGTTTGGGATCAGGTTCGAGGcaaaaaaggttttaaaacatATGATTATGACAAATTGAAGGATGAGATCTTCAAATATTGTGCAGATCCACCTAGAATGACAACAAAAGAATTGATTGATTGGGCCAAAAATTGCCATCCAAATGTGTCAATACACGCATATGATAGCACATACAGGAAATTCAAATCACATACCAGAAAGAACAATTGTGATGTTTCACTTGTTTACATTGTCAAAGACCATCATTGTTATCCCATTACAGACGAAAAATTGAAACTTACTGCAGCCAAAGCAAACCAAGGAGGCTGTGATAACTTATTAAAATACATGACTGACATGAAATGGTCCAGAAATCACGAATATTTGTATAAACTGGATAAATTTGACGATATTCATGAATTagacaaaaaagacaacattattGTTTTGCCTGAAGATGTTAAAATGATGCAAGCCATTGATGCATACATTAATTCCACCTGTTATTATGTGGAATACTTGCATTGGGACAACAATGGAATATTGGATGGTTTCATAGATCACAGGAACAACATGTTTCTCTTGAACAACGAATACGACATCAGAAAATCCATATGTGATCATCTGCTTGGTTTGTATAAAACACATGACTTTATGTGGGTTAATCAAACTTACACAAGTTTGGCTTCTGCACTGTTCAAACAAATGTGTGGTTATTTACCGCAATCGACATACAATGTGCAAACTCGTGAAATGCTTGATGATTATTATCCAAGGGCTCTTCAATGGTGCACAACTGAAGACATTCCTGATGATGTGGTCAACATTGATATATCCAAATCGTATCCAAATGTTCTGCTCAACAATGGTATGGCAATTCCAGTTTACAGTATTCACGACGTAGTAGAGCCATTTTATTGCAAAAGCGATCTGAGAAGATGTGGTGAATTTTACATTGAAGAAACGATATTGTACAATTATGGAACACCTTTGAAAATCGAAGCTGGTTTTTATGGAAACGCTTTGGTGTCATATTTGGTTGATGAACTGAACATGTCTGTCAAGCAGATTAAATACAAAATTGTTTCTAAGAAAGCTCTTAAGCCTGACACATTCAAGCCGTTTTTGAAACATGTATTTGAAATATTTCCCGAAGACAAAGCCAAACGATTGGCAAACAGTTTCATTGGTGATCTAGGAAGGAAATACAACAGGACCAATACAGGTTTCACTTGTGTTGAATATGATACAGCAATGGCTTGTTGGACTCAAGGTATCAAAGACGGGCGCAATATCGTGATTGACAGCTACAATGAAATCTACTTGATCAAGGAACAAAAATGCGAAcggttgttttcagacaatacAAGTGTGAACAGATTTGTTGTTTCTCAAGCAATATTGAAGTGTTTGGAGCTTATTCGTAAATGCTATGGTGAAAAAAGTGCGTTATATGCTTACAATACAGATGGTATATTTATTACAAATCCAAATATCATATTGGAGAACAAAAAAGATGTTGTGTTTGACATCAAGAATATCGGCAAAGCATATATCACTGACAGTCCACTATGCTACTTTGAGCGCCATTACAGAGAAAACATGGATTTTGAATGTTATAAAGCAGTGGAAGGCAAAGGTTGCATGTATAATGGTCAAGCTGGTTCTGGCAAAACGACCAAATTGTGTAAAATGGTAATGAAAACTGATAAGCCAATTGTGTTAAGTTTTACAAATAAGGCTGTCCAGAATGTCAAAGACAGATTGAGAAAAATGGGATGCGATTCTAGTAAACCGTTTGAAGGATTACCGGTTAAGATGagtagcaaaaacaaaaactttcggTCATatgttgaagaaattaaaacacgtgcagaaaaaaacaaaattgatccCGACGCTATTTGTCATACATTTGATTCTTATTTTTGTGAATGGAATGGCATGACAACAGAAACAAATCTCAAGAGTTTGAAAGACAAAACAGTCTTTGTGGAAGAATTTTCAATGGTACCAAACAAGTGGATGACATTAATTTACAAAGCCTTCTTGTTGTACGGTATCGAGGTCTACATGTTTGGTGATCCAAATCAATGTTCTCCCGTTGAATCTGGCAGTAAAATATGCTATGACTATCTCAAATCTGCGTCTGTCAGACAAATGTGCCCCAAAAATGCAACATTGAAATATATCGAGGATTCATGTCGATATGACAAAAAAACGCACATTGTGCTCGATGGATTCTTGAAGAAAGGCAAATTGGCAAAAAACTTCTCTATGACACGAAAATTGTACAAAAACATATGTTATTTAAACAAAACAAGGATCGAAGTAAATACTCAATGTTGTGACAAGTTTGTGGAGGGCAAGGAATACGAAAATGTTGAGTTTACGTACAATGACAAAAAGGAAACGTATAAAGTGTGTGCTGGAATGCCTGTTATTGCAACTGATAACATCAAGGAacataaaatatttaatacaATGGAGTTTTTGGTGGAAGATGTATCGGAAGATTCATTCTGGATTAATGGAGTAGAGTTTGACTTGAAAACATTTTCTCGGTGTTTCATTCCAAGTTTTTGTGTAACCGCTCATAAATGCCAAGGAGCAGATATTGATGAACCTTACAACATTTATGATGTCAATAGAATGGACAAAAAACTATTGTACACTGCTTTGAGCAGAACCACCAAATTTGAATATATTCATCTTGACAACAAAGATTTGAACAACAAATATAAAAATCGTACAATGCCATGTTTAGAATTGACCAATGCCAAATTCAACAGTCTGTATAGTGAAGGCAAAATATACAAAGTGCTTGTTGACGACAAGGTTTACATTGGATCAACGTGCGAGGATTTGGCAACACGATTAAATCGACACCTGAAGGACCGCAAAAGCCAAATATATAAATACAGGAAGAAAAAGCCTGTGATTGAACTGATCATTAAAGCGCCAACAAACGACAAAAAAAgtttagaaaaaatagaaaatgcttACATACAAGATTATGCTGAAAAATGTGGTGAATTATTGCTGAACGTAAAAGCAAATCCATTAAAACCGAAAAAGGTTCAATTCAAAGTACAAATGGAAAATCAAAAACAGTTAGAAGAACGTATTGCTAAATTagatgacaaaataaaaataaaagacaatgaaaatgataagTATCTATATTTCGACAATGTAATCTTTGGTAAGCGATATAAGACAATGGCAAGATATGCTAACAATGATAAAGAAGCTGCTCTAGAACAGATCAGTGAGAAAAAACGTAAGTTGATTGAAGAGTTAACAATACATTTTGACTAA